One genomic region from Athalia rosae chromosome 3, iyAthRosa1.1, whole genome shotgun sequence encodes:
- the LOC105691486 gene encoding enhancer of mRNA-decapping protein 4 isoform X3, which yields MAIVRSGSKHRHVRSRVFEAFEVVRSGNGQRPNLAGKPRKPSNTITMIKPNEENLRPFQYPQTVEFNGHEDQHSVELFSTDVTIVPSPGGHDHGSSKVKLKNIVDFTWELRFYTGQLLAVHMSGKYLAYGIKAGGTGGGVVRVVYKDREQRALLRGMKGAVQDLAFAHINSALLACIDHSGSLFVHSIESMPLKLVCTLILQVDAEDTSPTSHRVIWCPYIPEDEPAEGDEVSKLLVLTRGSKAELWSVAAVAARLGPGPIKVSDVSQNEEWGGMMEINQHSGTIVEATFSPDGTALATASLDGEIKFFQVYMQSNNTQHGNQQQPRCLHQWRPHAGRPISSLFFLDDHKNYQPDAQFWRFAVTGCDNNSELKVWSCESWTCLQTIKFAPLNGKTPVLKAGLDLSAGYLLLSDIYNKVLYILSLAKDSADALACVNTISEFLLPYPILSFGIVDAGQRRVRPTGESLEDLCPLEDESEDQLVVRMYLVQPKSLQECHIAFRPAMQVDGHCLMDTLTHDSLDYMEDLPGIAAVNQNGEVEENGDEELTVVAAIEAASSNHNTGLNLMTPDAFSSPAKKEGNNSDSNSASPDLGAVLSASPSLVQVVQALNSSEPPLATSEIGEQAPASGGSSPSREVREIFSLGVPEAEAETKPDSETAVAEIWPGIPIELLKEVNVPDIEKPEKFAASDQDTEIANNIPKIDLPEPRIETTRTEENKWRVTDDGHILALTTKLDAILKMVQDQQQELRELRSEVTRLRQDTPMANRVESALARATQQQNTSMEQTLLVQLSRQQEVLHSLESTITGKLEKNLPQIVDGALDPLRHQLRLDVSHMDELMKENLTQLVNGAHIRDTLTLAAANAAKPALDSVFKEAFTNVLLPGMERACQTMFRQVQDAFSRGTREYIQNVDAVADKQRQRRNEQQSEALAATVRQELQNELTKGVRVIQEGTTRVVRDTIRENFSQHLTEISGARERLFGKLEIISRSRATTPGPSTPVGADAQARVLNLLQRGQLNAAFQQALSASDLNLVVLVCERTEPSRVFATPPAPGGARCLLQQPVLLSLIQQLSADLGHRTELKYRWLEEAVMNLNPEDPVTHGHMGTVLLTLQNQLAAFVAANPLHRSARQMKMLAMAAKALRTQSL from the exons ATGGCGATCGTTCGAAGCGGTTCGAAGCATAGACATGTTCGAAGCAGAGTGTTCGAAGCTTTCGAAGTAGTCCGAAGTGGTAACGGACAGAGGCCAAATCTGGCTGGCAAACCTAG AAAACCATCAAACACTATTACAATGATTAAACCAAACGAGGAAAATCTCAGGCCTTTCCAATATCCGCAAACTGT agAATTCAATGGCCATGAAGACCAACACTCTGTTGAATTATTCAGCACTGATGTTACCATTGTTCCATCTCCTGGTGGACATGATCATGGAAGTTCTAAAGTCAAGCTTAAAAACATTGTCGATTTTACATGGGAACTTAGATTCTATACAGGACAATTACTCGCTGTTCATATGTCTGGAAAATATCTTGCCTATGGCATTAAAG CAGGAGGTACAGGAGGAGGTGTTGTTCGGGTTGTGTACAAAGACAGAGAACAGCGTGCATTGCTTAGGGGAATGAAAGGCGCTGTACAAGATTTGGCTTTTGCACACATTAATAGTGCCCTCTTGGCTTGCATTGATCATTCGGGAAGTTTGTTTGTGCATTCCATAGAATCTATGCCTCTGAAATTAGTATGTACTTTGATATTACAAGTCGATGCAGAGGATACATCCCCAACTAGCCATCGTGTCATATGGTGCCCCTATATCCCTGAGGATGAACCTGCCGAAGGTGATGAAGTTTCCAAACTTTTAGTCCTGACTCGTGGGTCTAAAGCAGAACTTTGGTCAGTCGCAGCTGTTGCTGCAAGACTTGGACCAGGACCCATCAAG GTCTCAGACGTTTCACAAAACGAAGAATGGGGGGGAATGATGGAGATCAATCAACACTCTGGTACGATAGTTGAGGCGACGTTCAGTCCAGATGGTACTGCTCTTGCTACGGCAAGTCTTGATGGCGAGATAAAATTCTTCCAAGTTTACATGCAAAGCAATAATACTCAACATGGCAATCAGCAACAACCGAGGTGCCTGCATCAATGGAGACCTCATGCTGGTCGTCCAATttcatctctattttttttagatgaccacaaaaattatcaacctGA TGCACAATTCTGGAGATTTGCAGTAACTGGCTGTGATAATAACTCTGAATTGAAAGTCTGGTCGTGCGAGTCTTGGACCTGCTTACAGACGATTAAATTCGCTCCTTTGAACGGGAAAACACCAGTCTTGAAAGCGGGACTTGACTTGAGCGCCGGGTATCTTCTACTTTCTGATATATACAACAAAGTTCTGTACATACTCAGTCTAGCTAAGGATAGCGCAGATGCCCTAGCTTGTGTGAATACAATATCAGAATTCTTGTTGCCTTATCCAATTCTGAGTTTTGGCATAGTAGATGCTGGACAACGAAGAGTTAGACCCACAGGAGAATCTCTCGAAGATTTATGCCCATTAGAAGATGAATCAGAAGATCAGCTGGTAGTCAGGATGTATTTAGTTCAACCAAAATCTCTGCAAGAGTGTCACATTGCATTTAGACCAGCGATGCAAGTTGACGGTCATTGTCTAATGGACACTTTAACCCATGACTCTCTAGATTACATGGAAGATTTACCAGGTATAGCTGCTGTTAACCAGAACGGTGAAGTGGAAGAGAACGGAGATGAGGAATTGACGGTCGTTGCAGCTATCGAGGCAGCATCTTCCAACCACAATACAGGTCTGAACCTAATGACACCTGATGCATTCAGCTCACCAGCtaagaaagaaggaaacaaTTCAGACTCTAATTCTGCAAGCCCTGATCTAGGAGCGGTTTTGTCAGCGAGTCCCTCACTTGTGCAGGTTGTTCAAGCGTTAAATTCATCTGAACCTCCTTTAGCAACAAGCGAAATAGGAGAGCAAGCCCCAGCCAGCGGAGGAAGCAGTCCTTCAAGAGAAGTTAGAGAGATCTTTTCTCTGGGTGTCCCAGAAGCTGAGGCGGAAACTAAGCCAGATTCAGAAACAGCTGTTGCAGAGATTTGGCCTGGTATTCCTATTGAGTTATTAAAAGAAGTTAATGTTCCGGATATAGAAAAACCTGAAAAGTTTGCTGCCAGCGACCAGGATACAGAGATTGCAAATAACATACCAAAGATTGATTTACCTGAACCTCGAATAGAAACCACCCGAACTGAAGAAAACAAATGGCGTGTTACGGATGATGGACATATTCTTGCACTCACTACAAAGCTTGATGCTATTTTGAAAATGGTTCAAGACCAGCAGCAGGAACTGAGAGAATTAAGATCTGAAGTTACTAGATTGAGGCAAGATACTCCCATGGCGAATCGGGTTGAGTCGGCATTAGCCAGGGCTACTCAACAGCAAAACACATCTATGGAACAAACATTACTGGTTCAGCTGTCTCGCCAACAGGAGGTCCTCCATTCTCTCGAAAGCACTATTAcgggaaaattagaaaaaaatttaccacaAATAGTAGATGGTGCACTTGATCCTTTGAGGCATCAGCTGCGCCTTGATGTTTCTCACATGGATGAACTCATGAAAGAAAATCTTACCCAGTTGGTGAATGGTGCTCACATACGCGATACCCTCACCCTGGCAGCTGCTAATGCTGCTAAACCAGCACTTGATAGCGTTTTTAAAGAAGCTTTCACAAACGTACTCCTACCGGGAATGGAGAGGGCATGCCAGACTATGTTTAGACAAGTTCAAGATGCCTTTTCTAGAGGAACTCGTGAAT acaTTCAAAATGTCGATGCAGTAGCAGATAAGCAAAGACAGCGAAGAAACGAACAGCAAAGCGAAGCCCTTGCAGCAACGGTTCGTCAGGAACTGCAAAACGAACTTACTAAAGGAGTCAGAGTCATACAGGAAGGAACTACTAGAGTAGTTCGCGATACAATCAGAGAAAATTTTAGCCAGCATCTTACAGAAATATCTGGTGCAAG AGAAAGACTGTTTGGAAAACTGGAAATTATCTCTAGATCACGGGCAACGACTCCTGGTCCTTCAACTCCAGTAGGGGCTGATGCTCAAGCAAGAGTTCTAAATCTCTTGCAAAGAGGTCAGCTGAACGCAGCATTCCAGCAAGCATTGAGTGCCAGTGATTTGAACCTTGTTGTTCTTGTTTGCGAACGTACAGAACCAAGCCGAGTATTTGCAACACCACCTGCTCCAGGTGGTGCACGTTGCTTACTTCAACAACCCGTTCTTCTATCATTGATACAACAACTATCTGCTGACTTGGGACATAGAACTGAATTGAAATACAG ATGGTTGGAAGAAGCTGTGATGAATTTGAATCCGGAAGACCCGGTAACTCATGGACACATGGGAACCGTCCTATTAACTTTGCAGAACCAATTGGCAGCATTTGTGGCAGCCAATCCACTTCATCGATCGGC
- the LOC105691486 gene encoding enhancer of mRNA-decapping protein 4 isoform X2 — translation MAIVRSGSKHRHVRSRVFEAFEVVRSGNGQRPNLAGKPSTRKPSNTITMIKPNEENLRPFQYPQTVEFNGHEDQHSVELFSTDVTIVPSPGGHDHGSSKVKLKNIVDFTWELRFYTGQLLAVHMSGKYLAYGIKGGTGGGVVRVVYKDREQRALLRGMKGAVQDLAFAHINSALLACIDHSGSLFVHSIESMPLKLVCTLILQVDAEDTSPTSHRVIWCPYIPEDEPAEGDEVSKLLVLTRGSKAELWSVAAVAARLGPGPIKVSDVSQNEEWGGMMEINQHSGTIVEATFSPDGTALATASLDGEIKFFQVYMQSNNTQHGNQQQPRCLHQWRPHAGRPISSLFFLDDHKNYQPDAQFWRFAVTGCDNNSELKVWSCESWTCLQTIKFAPLNGKTPVLKAGLDLSAGYLLLSDIYNKVLYILSLAKDSADALACVNTISEFLLPYPILSFGIVDAGQRRVRPTGESLEDLCPLEDESEDQLVVRMYLVQPKSLQECHIAFRPAMQVDGHCLMDTLTHDSLDYMEDLPGIAAVNQNGEVEENGDEELTVVAAIEAASSNHNTGLNLMTPDAFSSPAKKEGNNSDSNSASPDLGAVLSASPSLVQVVQALNSSEPPLATSEIGEQAPASGGSSPSREVREIFSLGVPEAEAETKPDSETAVAEIWPGIPIELLKEVNVPDIEKPEKFAASDQDTEIANNIPKIDLPEPRIETTRTEENKWRVTDDGHILALTTKLDAILKMVQDQQQELRELRSEVTRLRQDTPMANRVESALARATQQQNTSMEQTLLVQLSRQQEVLHSLESTITGKLEKNLPQIVDGALDPLRHQLRLDVSHMDELMKENLTQLVNGAHIRDTLTLAAANAAKPALDSVFKEAFTNVLLPGMERACQTMFRQVQDAFSRGTREYIQNVDAVADKQRQRRNEQQSEALAATVRQELQNELTKGVRVIQEGTTRVVRDTIRENFSQHLTEISGARERLFGKLEIISRSRATTPGPSTPVGADAQARVLNLLQRGQLNAAFQQALSASDLNLVVLVCERTEPSRVFATPPAPGGARCLLQQPVLLSLIQQLSADLGHRTELKYRWLEEAVMNLNPEDPVTHGHMGTVLLTLQNQLAAFVAANPLHRSARQMKMLAMAAKALRTQSL, via the exons ATGGCGATCGTTCGAAGCGGTTCGAAGCATAGACATGTTCGAAGCAGAGTGTTCGAAGCTTTCGAAGTAGTCCGAAGTGGTAACGGACAGAGGCCAAATCTGGCTGGCAAACCTAG CACACG AAAACCATCAAACACTATTACAATGATTAAACCAAACGAGGAAAATCTCAGGCCTTTCCAATATCCGCAAACTGT agAATTCAATGGCCATGAAGACCAACACTCTGTTGAATTATTCAGCACTGATGTTACCATTGTTCCATCTCCTGGTGGACATGATCATGGAAGTTCTAAAGTCAAGCTTAAAAACATTGTCGATTTTACATGGGAACTTAGATTCTATACAGGACAATTACTCGCTGTTCATATGTCTGGAAAATATCTTGCCTATGGCATTAAAG GAGGTACAGGAGGAGGTGTTGTTCGGGTTGTGTACAAAGACAGAGAACAGCGTGCATTGCTTAGGGGAATGAAAGGCGCTGTACAAGATTTGGCTTTTGCACACATTAATAGTGCCCTCTTGGCTTGCATTGATCATTCGGGAAGTTTGTTTGTGCATTCCATAGAATCTATGCCTCTGAAATTAGTATGTACTTTGATATTACAAGTCGATGCAGAGGATACATCCCCAACTAGCCATCGTGTCATATGGTGCCCCTATATCCCTGAGGATGAACCTGCCGAAGGTGATGAAGTTTCCAAACTTTTAGTCCTGACTCGTGGGTCTAAAGCAGAACTTTGGTCAGTCGCAGCTGTTGCTGCAAGACTTGGACCAGGACCCATCAAG GTCTCAGACGTTTCACAAAACGAAGAATGGGGGGGAATGATGGAGATCAATCAACACTCTGGTACGATAGTTGAGGCGACGTTCAGTCCAGATGGTACTGCTCTTGCTACGGCAAGTCTTGATGGCGAGATAAAATTCTTCCAAGTTTACATGCAAAGCAATAATACTCAACATGGCAATCAGCAACAACCGAGGTGCCTGCATCAATGGAGACCTCATGCTGGTCGTCCAATttcatctctattttttttagatgaccacaaaaattatcaacctGA TGCACAATTCTGGAGATTTGCAGTAACTGGCTGTGATAATAACTCTGAATTGAAAGTCTGGTCGTGCGAGTCTTGGACCTGCTTACAGACGATTAAATTCGCTCCTTTGAACGGGAAAACACCAGTCTTGAAAGCGGGACTTGACTTGAGCGCCGGGTATCTTCTACTTTCTGATATATACAACAAAGTTCTGTACATACTCAGTCTAGCTAAGGATAGCGCAGATGCCCTAGCTTGTGTGAATACAATATCAGAATTCTTGTTGCCTTATCCAATTCTGAGTTTTGGCATAGTAGATGCTGGACAACGAAGAGTTAGACCCACAGGAGAATCTCTCGAAGATTTATGCCCATTAGAAGATGAATCAGAAGATCAGCTGGTAGTCAGGATGTATTTAGTTCAACCAAAATCTCTGCAAGAGTGTCACATTGCATTTAGACCAGCGATGCAAGTTGACGGTCATTGTCTAATGGACACTTTAACCCATGACTCTCTAGATTACATGGAAGATTTACCAGGTATAGCTGCTGTTAACCAGAACGGTGAAGTGGAAGAGAACGGAGATGAGGAATTGACGGTCGTTGCAGCTATCGAGGCAGCATCTTCCAACCACAATACAGGTCTGAACCTAATGACACCTGATGCATTCAGCTCACCAGCtaagaaagaaggaaacaaTTCAGACTCTAATTCTGCAAGCCCTGATCTAGGAGCGGTTTTGTCAGCGAGTCCCTCACTTGTGCAGGTTGTTCAAGCGTTAAATTCATCTGAACCTCCTTTAGCAACAAGCGAAATAGGAGAGCAAGCCCCAGCCAGCGGAGGAAGCAGTCCTTCAAGAGAAGTTAGAGAGATCTTTTCTCTGGGTGTCCCAGAAGCTGAGGCGGAAACTAAGCCAGATTCAGAAACAGCTGTTGCAGAGATTTGGCCTGGTATTCCTATTGAGTTATTAAAAGAAGTTAATGTTCCGGATATAGAAAAACCTGAAAAGTTTGCTGCCAGCGACCAGGATACAGAGATTGCAAATAACATACCAAAGATTGATTTACCTGAACCTCGAATAGAAACCACCCGAACTGAAGAAAACAAATGGCGTGTTACGGATGATGGACATATTCTTGCACTCACTACAAAGCTTGATGCTATTTTGAAAATGGTTCAAGACCAGCAGCAGGAACTGAGAGAATTAAGATCTGAAGTTACTAGATTGAGGCAAGATACTCCCATGGCGAATCGGGTTGAGTCGGCATTAGCCAGGGCTACTCAACAGCAAAACACATCTATGGAACAAACATTACTGGTTCAGCTGTCTCGCCAACAGGAGGTCCTCCATTCTCTCGAAAGCACTATTAcgggaaaattagaaaaaaatttaccacaAATAGTAGATGGTGCACTTGATCCTTTGAGGCATCAGCTGCGCCTTGATGTTTCTCACATGGATGAACTCATGAAAGAAAATCTTACCCAGTTGGTGAATGGTGCTCACATACGCGATACCCTCACCCTGGCAGCTGCTAATGCTGCTAAACCAGCACTTGATAGCGTTTTTAAAGAAGCTTTCACAAACGTACTCCTACCGGGAATGGAGAGGGCATGCCAGACTATGTTTAGACAAGTTCAAGATGCCTTTTCTAGAGGAACTCGTGAAT acaTTCAAAATGTCGATGCAGTAGCAGATAAGCAAAGACAGCGAAGAAACGAACAGCAAAGCGAAGCCCTTGCAGCAACGGTTCGTCAGGAACTGCAAAACGAACTTACTAAAGGAGTCAGAGTCATACAGGAAGGAACTACTAGAGTAGTTCGCGATACAATCAGAGAAAATTTTAGCCAGCATCTTACAGAAATATCTGGTGCAAG AGAAAGACTGTTTGGAAAACTGGAAATTATCTCTAGATCACGGGCAACGACTCCTGGTCCTTCAACTCCAGTAGGGGCTGATGCTCAAGCAAGAGTTCTAAATCTCTTGCAAAGAGGTCAGCTGAACGCAGCATTCCAGCAAGCATTGAGTGCCAGTGATTTGAACCTTGTTGTTCTTGTTTGCGAACGTACAGAACCAAGCCGAGTATTTGCAACACCACCTGCTCCAGGTGGTGCACGTTGCTTACTTCAACAACCCGTTCTTCTATCATTGATACAACAACTATCTGCTGACTTGGGACATAGAACTGAATTGAAATACAG ATGGTTGGAAGAAGCTGTGATGAATTTGAATCCGGAAGACCCGGTAACTCATGGACACATGGGAACCGTCCTATTAACTTTGCAGAACCAATTGGCAGCATTTGTGGCAGCCAATCCACTTCATCGATCGGC